Below is a window of Halomicrobium mukohataei DSM 12286 DNA.
GCCATAGAGGAGCCGGTTCTGCGCGTCGCCCATCATCGACATGATGACGAGGATGATGATGAGCAAGAGCGGAAACAGCGACAGGGTCATGTACATCTCCCCGAACAGTTCGAGGGTGTCGAGCATCTTCTGCTGTTCCTGCTTTGCGGTCCGCATGTGCTTGTCCTTCTGGTCTTCGAGGAAGGAGGTCATGTCCCCGCCGGAGTTGATGATCGAGAGCATGTCGGTCAGGAACTGCGAGAGCTCGTCCGACGGCGTCTCGAGTGCCTGATTGCGGATCGCGGTCCGGTAGTCAGTATCGAAGTACTCCGTCTCCAAGACGATCGACTGGAACTCCTTGGCACACTCCCCGTAGGTGTCGTCGGCCTTGGCCATCGCCTGGAGAATCTCCAACTGGTTGAGCCCCCCGACCGACAGCGCGTACATGAACGAGATCGAGTCCGACAGCAGGACGTTCACCTCCCGCTCGCGTGCGTTGGCCCGGAAGTACGGGATCGAGACCAGCGATCCGAAGCCGATACCGAAGCCGATGACACCGAACACCAGCCCGGTGACCAGGATCAGCGCCGGGATCTTGATCACGTCGAGCGCGGCCGAGACCCCCTCTGGCAGTGGGATCCCGATGAACGTCGGTGCCTCGGCTCCAGTGCCGCCCAGCAGGAAGGTGACGCCGAGGTAGCCGATCAGCGTGCCCACGAGCCACAGCGCCAGTCCCGAGATGACGCCGATCGCCAGCGCGCGTGCGAGGAACATCTCGACGTTGTCGGCCATCCGGGCCTGTGCGAGCTTCTTCTCGACGTTCCTGACGAAGTCGCCGTCCTCGTTGAACAGCCACTGGAAGAGGGGATAGAACGTGTCCCCGAGCGCGCCACCCGAGAGCTGTCGCTGGCCGCGCGTGTCGAGGCTCATTCGCCTTCGGCCTCCGCGCCGGCTTTGGGTACGAACTCTCCGAAGTCCACCTCCTCGTCGTCCGTCTGCTCGGTGCCCTCGTCGCCGCTCATCAGCGCCGAGACGATGTCCGGCGTCTCGCGCTCCTGGAACTTCTCGAACAGCGGGCCGGCGTTGTCGAGGATGTCGGCGGTCTCGTCGAGCATCTCCGGCGGTGCCTCGGGTCTGGGGACCATCTCCTCTTTGGCCTCGTCGATGTCGATCTTGACCGACTCCATCTCTCGGAGGTCCTCCAGCGAACTCTCCAGGTCGTCGTTGGCGATCAGCGTGAGGATCGTTCCGGGATCGTTGATGAACGCCTGGATCGTCGCCGCCACCTGCGTGTACGTGTTGAGCCCGTTCTCGATGAGGTGTGCCAGTACGACCTTGCGCTTGAACAGCTCCTCGTCGAGTTTCTCCTGGGTCCACCCGCGGTCGAACTTGATCTCTTCGAGGGTGTTGGAGTTGCCCATCTGGATGTACTCGTCGGTCTCGGCGCGCCACTCGTAGACGTCTCGGACGTTGATTTCGTCGTTCTCGGCGGAGTACTCGTTGATCTCGGTCAGGGTCTTGTTTCGGCGGACCTTGCTGCCGTCGACGCGGGTCTGGGTCTGGATCGAAACGAGGTCGAGGGCGGTAAACAGCGTCTTCGAGACGTTGATCGGATCGGTGGTGAACCGCTTGATGACCTCGCCGACGGAGTCGGCGTGGAAGGTGGTGTAGGTGGTGTGACCGGTCGACATGACCTGAAAGAGCACGCGCCCTTCCTCGCCGCGGATCTCGCCCATGACGATGTAGTCCGGGCGCTGGCGGAGCGCGGCTTCCAGCAGGTCGAACTCGTCGACGTCGCCCTTGTCGTCGTCGCCGAACGAGGGCCGGGTGACGCTGGCGACCCAGTTGCGCTGGGGCAGTTCGACCTCGCGGGTGTCCTCGATGGAGACGATCTTCGAGTTCGACGGGATGAAAAGCGAGACGGCGTTCAGGCTGGTCGTCTTCCCCGACGCGGTCCCGCCAGCGAAGATGAGGCTCTTGTTGTTCTCGATACAGAGCCAGAGAAACGCCATCTCGTCGAGCGAGAAGGTGTTCCAGTTGATGAGGTCGATCGGCGTGAAGGGAACGTCCTTGAACTGCCGGATCGTGTAGTTCGTCCCGTGGTCCGACACTTCTCGACCGAGCGTCAGTTGCGCGCGCGAGCCGTCCGGCAGGGTCGCGTCGACCTGTGGCTGGCGCTTCGAGATGCCCTTGCCAGAGCGCTGGGCGAGCTTGACGACGAAGTCGTCGAGGCTCTCTCGACCGTGCTCGACGTTCGAGATGATCTGTTCGTAGTCGGTGTGGTAGACGAACACGCGCGAGTTGTAGCCGTCACAGGAGATGTCCTCGACGTTGATGTCGTGTTTCACCGGGTCGATCTTCTGGTAGCCGATGAAGTCCCGCTTGAGGACGTACAGCAGCTTCTCGACCTGGTACTCGGAGAGTTGCTCGGGGTCGTCTTCGAGGACGGCCGGCTCGGGCCGGGCACTGATGCCGTCGAGCTGGCCGGTCCCGACTGCCTGGGCTTCGACCTCCATGCCCAGGAACTCTTTGAACTGATCGAGCACTCCGGGTTCGGCGCTACCCACGGGGCCGCTGTACAGATCGTAGCGGTTCAGCAGCTGCTCGGCTTCCCGCTGGATCACGTCGGCCCGGTCGGCCTCCGACCCCTGTACGATCACGTCGTCCTCGGAGTACTTGATCGCGGTCTTCAGCTTGTTCGAGAGGAATCCCTTGAGATCGTCCTCGATCTCGTTGTGGTAGGGCTCGACGACGTAGTACTTCTTCTCGTTTTCCTTCCGAGAGTGGAAGATGATCACGCAGGCGTAGGGTTTGTTGACCCAGTAGCGCTCGATCTCCGTGAAGTGCGTCTTCTTCTTCAGCGGGACGGCCTTCTCCAGATCGTAGCGGTTGACGACGGTCGTGTGACCGTCCTGTGTCGAGAAGAAGGCGTCTTCGTCCAGTTCCGGATTGACGTCGACGGTTCGCTGCTCGACGAGGTTGTCGAGTAGCTCTGCGGCCCCGTCGGCCGCCGACAGTTCGCTCTCGACTTCCTCGGGCTCGAAGCCCAGATACTCGGCGGGGTCGAACGGGATCTTCTCGCCGTCGCCGTCCGTCGGCGGCGTACTGTCTTCCTCGTAGTAGTACTCTTGCTTGAAGTGTTCCCACGTGTAGACCCCTTTCGCGACCGGCGTCGCCGCCGGATCGACGTAGGCGTCGAAGGGCTGTTTCAGCGTCTTGGCGTTGCTCGCGGCATCTGTCAGTACCGATTCGATGTCGTTCGGGTCGAAGCCCAGATACTGGCTTCGATCGAACCGACCCCCGCTGTGGTGGTCCCGCCGAAGATCTTCCCAGGTGTACTCACCGACGATGGCCGGCGGATCCTCGGTCACCTCCCCCCGAGTGACCTCGGACCGGCTCTCCCCCGTGTCATCAATTGCCATTGTGTTTTCTCTGCCCCTACCGGTGAAAAAGCTTTACGCCATCGATGGTGGTCGCTGATACTCGGCCCGCCGTCGCCACCGCGATGCCGGTGGCTCGATCGCGGGAGCGCTACTGGTCGGCGAGGAACGACTCGATTCGGTCCATCGCCGTCTTCAGGTCCGACATCCCGGTCGCGTACGACACTCGGAGGTGGCCGTCCCCGCCCACGCCGAAGGCAGAGCCCGGCACGACGGCGACCCGTTCGGCTTCGAGCAACGCCTCGGCGAACGCGTCGGCGTCGTCCCAGGGACACTCCGGGAACGCGTAGAACGCGCCCTTGGCGGTAAAGCAGTCCAGCCCCATCTCGTCGAACCGCGAGAGGACGAGCTGTCGACGGCGGTCGTACTGCTCGCGCATCTCTCGGAGTTCGCTCTCGCAGTTGTCCAGCGCCTCGATCGCCGCGTACTGGGGCGTCGTCGGGGCCGACAGCATCGTGTACTGGTGGATCCGGTTCATCGCTGTGATCGCCTCGGGCGGGGCCAGCGCGTATCCGAGGCGCAGGCCGGTCATCGCGTACGCCTTCGAGAAGCCGTTGAAGACGACGGTCCGCTCGCGCATCCCCGGGAGGGTGGCGATCGACGTGTGATCGTGCTCGTAGGACAGCTCCGAGTAGATCTCGTCGGCGAACACGAGCAGGTCGTGCTCTCGGGCGAACTCGGCGACCGGGCGCAGCTCCGCCTCCGTCATCGTCGCCCCGGTCGGGTTGTTCGGGTAACAGAAGATCAGCGCGTCCGCCTCGGCCGCGCCGCTGTCTTCCAGGACCTCCCGGGTGAGCTTGAAGTCGTCCGCGACGCGCGTGGGCACGTCGATCACGTCGGCCCCGGCGAAGGTGACGCCCGGTTTGTAGGAGACGTAGCAGGGCTGGGCCACGGCGACCTTGTCGCCGGGGTTCAGCAGTGCGCGAAAGGCCAGGTCGACGCCCTCGCTGGCCCCGGTCGTCACGAGGACCTCCTCGTCGGGATCGTAGTCGAGGTCGTACCGCTCGGCCACGTCGTCGGCGATTCGCTCGCGCAGCTCTCGCTTGCCGCGGTTGGCGGTGTAGGAGGTCTTGCCCTGTTCGAGCGAGGCGATCGCCGCCTCGCGCGCGCTCCACGGGGTCGAGAAGTCCGGCTCGCCGACGCCGAGCGAGATGATGTCGTCCATCTCTTCGGCCAGCTCGAAGAACCGCCGGATTCCGGAAGGGGGCACTTGATCGACGCGGTCGGCTGGTTCGAACGTCATGGCGAGATCGAGAGTCGATCGTCGTCGCTGCCGTCGCCGAACTCGATGCCCTGTTCCTTGTACGACTCCATGATGTAGTGTGTCACGGTCTGAGTGATCTCGGGGATCGGCGCTATCTTGTCGCTGACGAAGTGTGACACCTCGCTCATCGAGTCGCCTTCCACCTCCATGTCGAAGTCGTAGTCCCCACTGATCAGGCGCAGCGACTTCACCTGTGGGAACTTGGCGATGCGCTCGGCGATGTCGATGTAGCTGGTCTCGCGGTCCAGCGTGACGTTCAGTTCGACGGTGGCACGCACGGGCTCGTCGCCCTCCTCGACGGCCTCCCAGTCGACGATCGCCGTGTACCCCTTGACGACGCCCTCGGATTCGAGTTCGTCGACGATACGCTCGACCTCTGGCTCGGTCAGGCCGGTCTGGCGGGCGATGTCCGCGTTCGACTGGCGGGCGTTCTCGCGGAGGACCGCCAGCACGTCCTTCCGATTGCTCATACGTATACCCGCGCTGGGGCCGACTAAAGCGTTGCTACACCGTGGTGGGTCGACACACGCTCGGACACGTTTATCTTATTCCAGACCGACGACCGGATATGGACGGCCCCGACAGCGACGACACTGCATGGCACGTCGTCGCGGAGCACGACGACGCTGCGGCACTGATAGACACGCTCCTCGAACTCGACCCCGAGGCGTCGTTCACCAAGACAGAACTGAGCGACCGGGCGGACGTGCCGCTCAAGTCGCTGTACCTCAACGGAACGCTGGACGCGGTCACGGAGCTCGGCCTGCTGGAGAAACGCGAGCGCGACGGCGAAGAGCCGCTGTACTCTGTCGACGACGACAGCGACGCCTTCGCGGCGGCCCGGTCGTTCGGTAACGTCACCCGAGCGGCGGCGTCGACGGAACCGTAACGACTGGCGAGGTTTCTTGGGCGCTCCCGACCAACTCTCGGTGAAATGGTCGCACTCGATTCGGAGGACGACGTCCTCCAGCGTGGCGACGAGGCACCGGTCTTCGAACTGCCAGGGA
It encodes the following:
- a CDS encoding type II/IV secretion system ATPase subunit, with translation MAIDDTGESRSEVTRGEVTEDPPAIVGEYTWEDLRRDHHSGGRFDRSQYLGFDPNDIESVLTDAASNAKTLKQPFDAYVDPAATPVAKGVYTWEHFKQEYYYEEDSTPPTDGDGEKIPFDPAEYLGFEPEEVESELSAADGAAELLDNLVEQRTVDVNPELDEDAFFSTQDGHTTVVNRYDLEKAVPLKKKTHFTEIERYWVNKPYACVIIFHSRKENEKKYYVVEPYHNEIEDDLKGFLSNKLKTAIKYSEDDVIVQGSEADRADVIQREAEQLLNRYDLYSGPVGSAEPGVLDQFKEFLGMEVEAQAVGTGQLDGISARPEPAVLEDDPEQLSEYQVEKLLYVLKRDFIGYQKIDPVKHDINVEDISCDGYNSRVFVYHTDYEQIISNVEHGRESLDDFVVKLAQRSGKGISKRQPQVDATLPDGSRAQLTLGREVSDHGTNYTIRQFKDVPFTPIDLINWNTFSLDEMAFLWLCIENNKSLIFAGGTASGKTTSLNAVSLFIPSNSKIVSIEDTREVELPQRNWVASVTRPSFGDDDKGDVDEFDLLEAALRQRPDYIVMGEIRGEEGRVLFQVMSTGHTTYTTFHADSVGEVIKRFTTDPINVSKTLFTALDLVSIQTQTRVDGSKVRRNKTLTEINEYSAENDEINVRDVYEWRAETDEYIQMGNSNTLEEIKFDRGWTQEKLDEELFKRKVVLAHLIENGLNTYTQVAATIQAFINDPGTILTLIANDDLESSLEDLREMESVKIDIDEAKEEMVPRPEAPPEMLDETADILDNAGPLFEKFQERETPDIVSALMSGDEGTEQTDDEEVDFGEFVPKAGAEAEGE
- a CDS encoding pyridoxal phosphate-dependent aminotransferase produces the protein MTFEPADRVDQVPPSGIRRFFELAEEMDDIISLGVGEPDFSTPWSAREAAIASLEQGKTSYTANRGKRELRERIADDVAERYDLDYDPDEEVLVTTGASEGVDLAFRALLNPGDKVAVAQPCYVSYKPGVTFAGADVIDVPTRVADDFKLTREVLEDSGAAEADALIFCYPNNPTGATMTEAELRPVAEFAREHDLLVFADEIYSELSYEHDHTSIATLPGMRERTVVFNGFSKAYAMTGLRLGYALAPPEAITAMNRIHQYTMLSAPTTPQYAAIEALDNCESELREMREQYDRRRQLVLSRFDEMGLDCFTAKGAFYAFPECPWDDADAFAEALLEAERVAVVPGSAFGVGGDGHLRVSYATGMSDLKTAMDRIESFLADQ
- a CDS encoding Lrp/AsnC family transcriptional regulator, which codes for MSNRKDVLAVLRENARQSNADIARQTGLTEPEVERIVDELESEGVVKGYTAIVDWEAVEEGDEPVRATVELNVTLDRETSYIDIAERIAKFPQVKSLRLISGDYDFDMEVEGDSMSEVSHFVSDKIAPIPEITQTVTHYIMESYKEQGIEFGDGSDDDRLSISP